The genomic segment ATTGATCCCGCGCCGAAGCCGACTGGTCGGCACATTTGCGATTGTCATGCTGGCCGCTCCGTTTTCGGCGCAGGCAAGCGCTGTCTGTGATTCGTTGCGCTCGCAGTTGAACCAGCCCGTGCAGGTTTACGGCAATACCGCAGAGGTACGCCGCTTTGCGAGCGCTCTTGCCCAGCAGAACATTCTCATACGGCGTATCAAGAACGACATGCGCGGCTATGGCTGCTCCTCCGGTAGCGTTATCGTCTACGGTAACCCCAATGCGCAGCTTTGCGGCGAAATCGGCGATGCGTTGGAGCAGGCGCAGGCCGAGCGCGACATGATCGCTGACGACCGCGACCGCATGCTGGCCGCCCAACGCAATGACAATGCCCAAGGGTCGCGTGAGCGCATTCTGGCCGCGCTGGATGCGCAAGGCTGCTACGACGAGCAGCCACCCTCGTTCACCTCCACAGACCCCTCGCCCTATCCCGACATGCGCGACCCGAGTGACGGCTTTGGTGAGCCGAACAACGATTACGCGCCTTCGCCCGATATGCCGATGCAGGGTGGGCTCCGAACACTTTGCGTCCGCACCTGCGATGGTGCGTTCTTCCCCATTTCTTCGGACGCGACACCGCTCGATTTCCGTGAGCAGGCAGCCCAATGTGAGCGCATGTGTCCTGGCACGCAGACCGAATTATTCTATCACGCCATGGAAGGTCAGGAGAGCGAGGACATGGTCTCGGCAAAAACCGGCCAGCCCTACGCCTCGATGCCAACCGCTTTTGCCTACCGCAACAACCCCGCATCCAGCCGCGCACCCTCATGCAGCTGCAAAATGACGGCCTCTTCCGACCCGACGATGAAGCCGCAGGACAACAGCCACGCACCGCAATCCACCGCCGTGCAAAGCTCGCCAAGCGTGACCACGCTGACGTCACCGAAGAGCGACACGAACCCCGCCCCTGCCGAAACGAAGCCGGAAACCAAACCCGTCGAGAAAGCCGAACCGATCCCCGAGCGCGACTACGATCCAGCCAACAGCAAAGTCCGCATCGTCGGCCCCCGCTTTATGCAGGAAGAAACCAGCCGCATCGACCTCAAAAATCCCGCTTTGCAAGGCGCCCAGCCACAACAGCAGTGATATTAGGGCCGGGACTTAACTTGTGCCCCACTTATCGCGAAACACAAGCTCCTCCACCGACAGTCGCTGCCGCCAGCCTTTGATAGCCAGCTCCGGTTCGCTGTAGAGCCTATCGACGCGGCCAAGGCAGAGCCAGGCAACGATTTCGATGTGTTGGGGTATTTCGAGGATTTGGCGGATATCGGCATCGTGGAAAATGCTGACCCACCCGACGCCGACACCTTCGGCACGGGCTGCCAGCCACAGGTTCTGGATGGCGCAGACGGTTGAGTAGACATCCATGCGCGGATTGTGTGTGCGCCCCAGCACGACATCGCCGCCACGGGTTGGGTCGCAGGTGACGCAGATCGAAAGCGGTGCCTTGCGAATGCCCTCCAGCTTCAGACTGCGATAGAGCGTCTGGCTTTCCTGCGCAAACATCTCGGCAGCTTCCGCATTGGCGTGCGAAAACGCCTCCCACGCCTGCTGTCTCACCCGTGCATCCGTGATAAGCGTGAAATTCCACGGCTGCATGAAGCCGACGGACGGCGCGGCATGGGCCGCTGCCAGCAATCGCGCCACCAGTTCATCCGGCAGCGCATCCGGCAAGAACTGGTCGCGAACGTCACGCCTCGTCTCAATGGCGCGATACACCGCGGCCTTCTCGGCGTCGCTGAACGCCTGCGCAGGGTGAAGCGCATCTTCGAATTCATCAGGTCGCATCGTCATTCCCCAACAATGCACGGGCAGACCACAAGGGCCCGCCTGTCAACAACCTGCCGCCGTCCATGCGGTGCGGTCTATGGTATCAGGCCGGTCTTCTGACTGGGCG from the Agrobacterium vaccinii genome contains:
- the bluB gene encoding 5,6-dimethylbenzimidazole synthase, with translation MRPDEFEDALHPAQAFSDAEKAAVYRAIETRRDVRDQFLPDALPDELVARLLAAAHAAPSVGFMQPWNFTLITDARVRQQAWEAFSHANAEAAEMFAQESQTLYRSLKLEGIRKAPLSICVTCDPTRGGDVVLGRTHNPRMDVYSTVCAIQNLWLAARAEGVGVGWVSIFHDADIRQILEIPQHIEIVAWLCLGRVDRLYSEPELAIKGWRQRLSVEELVFRDKWGTS
- a CDS encoding DUF2865 domain-containing protein; its protein translation is MIPRRSRLVGTFAIVMLAAPFSAQASAVCDSLRSQLNQPVQVYGNTAEVRRFASALAQQNILIRRIKNDMRGYGCSSGSVIVYGNPNAQLCGEIGDALEQAQAERDMIADDRDRMLAAQRNDNAQGSRERILAALDAQGCYDEQPPSFTSTDPSPYPDMRDPSDGFGEPNNDYAPSPDMPMQGGLRTLCVRTCDGAFFPISSDATPLDFREQAAQCERMCPGTQTELFYHAMEGQESEDMVSAKTGQPYASMPTAFAYRNNPASSRAPSCSCKMTASSDPTMKPQDNSHAPQSTAVQSSPSVTTLTSPKSDTNPAPAETKPETKPVEKAEPIPERDYDPANSKVRIVGPRFMQEETSRIDLKNPALQGAQPQQQ